In Mixta intestinalis, the following are encoded in one genomic region:
- a CDS encoding GNAT family N-acetyltransferase has product MHIDSPRLSYHSLTEEDWPFFLALNQDPEVMRYVCDVRDAETIRREAFEVRLLPWHPSSQHWLCLTIQEKGTGQPVGVTGFIDRGNGIAEVGFLLDTAFHGKGYGSESLQTICHAAFALDFRKLTATVTMGNLASKAVLEKVGFIQEGVLRRNYYLHGRWQDDWVFGLFSEEFKELNANR; this is encoded by the coding sequence ATGCATATTGATTCTCCTCGCCTGAGTTATCACTCTCTGACGGAAGAAGACTGGCCTTTTTTCCTGGCTTTGAACCAAGACCCTGAAGTAATGCGCTACGTTTGCGATGTGCGTGACGCTGAGACGATACGTCGTGAGGCGTTTGAAGTGCGCCTGCTTCCCTGGCACCCGAGCAGTCAGCACTGGCTCTGCCTGACGATTCAGGAAAAGGGAACCGGCCAGCCGGTGGGCGTTACCGGTTTTATCGACCGTGGTAATGGGATAGCTGAAGTGGGTTTCCTGCTGGACACTGCTTTTCATGGCAAAGGCTACGGTAGCGAGTCGTTGCAAACGATATGTCATGCCGCGTTTGCGCTTGATTTTCGCAAGCTGACGGCAACCGTAACGATGGGCAACCTGGCATCAAAAGCGGTACTGGAAAAGGTAGGATTTATTCAGGAAGGCGTGTTGCGCAGGAATTATTACCTGCACGGGCGCTGGCAGGATGATTGGGTGTTTGGCTTGTTTAGTGAAGAATTCAAGGAGCTTAACGCTAATCGGTGA
- a CDS encoding ATP-binding protein: MLINTDLLVPQKEEIRELKNLTYPSLLRVGVPGSARPPVYINMESGKFEGIAADYLGALKKMLGVEIQIISYDTPTEASHALRSNQLDMLAFYNSHIYDSDNVVATTPWLLDYAVIVERDRSASEFNHATQPILAWAEAPGFAPILQRYFPHARLKHFNSVEMALAAVAYGQADAMWGSAASTEFLRRYGYSSLIAAPAELSIADMNLSFGVSTAHPQLAQAIDIALQYIPLAGRQRVVGRWGLDSTFVLKAHPLMLNAEDERWLQENRVISVIPSRGMPPLSIIGHDDQPEGIEIEFLRMISERTGFKFIYGPPSARRDENLLTLYPALLEPETPDANLIYSRPYIVTPWVMVQREHGVTAASLSQLRDKLLAIEESSPMLKWLKHYYPGYKIMQVKNSQQAFNLLVKGEVDAIIQPKLIADYQINNRYLGRLKIVRTVGDQPARFAMATQRENIELIHIINKALLNISRVTQEKIVLRWQNAHHTDTNSYWQYYHGVLVKVALAVGLITLLILLWNRHLQRIIRERTRVEQALKNQLTFSNTLFEESPVVMYVRDRQMRLLHCNKAYVDFLQLPREKLLGSTLQELPEDFEVHESFYAIYEQTFEDGKPMVQDLKLRYQGRDYYTLHWALPYRDHADNIVGIIGGWLDITERYELLTALEKAKEEADRANEFKSRFLANTSHDIRTQLHAIIGLLELEMRRSTRPLGPNITAAYESATALQSLIGNVLDLSKIESGVLQPEPGHTNLVTIVEQLFTLFRSKAKARGLRFRKLITVEDPCVMIDATMFNQIAANLLSNALKFTHSGEVEISLLQQAPRPDEVAQGRYLLRISDTGCGISAHELHKIFDPFVQAGDRVSQQAGTGLGLSICRHLAHLLNGEISVESEPGAGSVFTFSFSAPLSQETPPTVVKPEQPTGAGVRHILILEDHAPNRLLLAQQLKYLGHQVTEAERAAQALEQWEQHKNSFDLIITDCNLPDMDGFTFTRTLRQREEALGLKPIVIVGLTASAETSIQQRCLDAGMNCCLFKPANIETLSSFISTSVPVGAAEPPANSLLDQVAAADPVACGKLIESAIESHRQLAEKLQHCQQHDELTTLAHTLKGGARLLHAVRLEQLCQQLENSQQGDRLLEALCQDVINEVQVLEAQLYARLKALNLP, from the coding sequence TTGCTGATCAATACGGATCTGTTGGTTCCACAGAAAGAAGAAATCAGGGAATTAAAAAATCTTACCTATCCATCATTATTACGCGTTGGTGTTCCCGGCTCTGCCCGTCCTCCGGTTTACATCAATATGGAGTCAGGGAAATTTGAAGGTATCGCCGCCGATTATTTAGGTGCCCTGAAAAAAATGCTGGGCGTTGAGATCCAGATAATTTCCTACGATACGCCTACCGAGGCCTCTCACGCCTTGAGAAGCAACCAGCTCGATATGCTGGCTTTCTATAATTCGCATATCTACGATTCCGATAACGTTGTCGCTACCACGCCCTGGCTACTCGATTATGCGGTCATCGTCGAGCGCGATCGCTCAGCAAGCGAATTTAACCATGCCACACAGCCGATACTGGCATGGGCAGAAGCACCGGGATTTGCGCCAATACTGCAACGCTATTTTCCCCATGCACGCCTGAAGCATTTCAACAGTGTTGAAATGGCCTTAGCCGCCGTGGCATATGGCCAGGCAGATGCGATGTGGGGTAGCGCAGCCAGCACCGAATTTTTACGTCGTTACGGTTATAGCAGCCTTATCGCCGCGCCAGCCGAGCTGTCGATCGCGGATATGAACCTCTCTTTCGGTGTTTCTACCGCTCACCCACAGCTGGCTCAAGCGATTGATATCGCGCTGCAATATATTCCTCTGGCAGGACGTCAACGTGTGGTTGGACGCTGGGGGCTTGATTCAACCTTTGTACTAAAAGCCCATCCCCTGATGTTAAATGCGGAAGATGAACGCTGGCTCCAGGAAAACCGGGTTATTTCCGTTATACCGAGCCGCGGTATGCCGCCGCTCTCCATCATCGGCCACGACGATCAGCCCGAAGGGATCGAAATTGAATTTTTGCGCATGATCAGCGAGCGTACCGGTTTTAAGTTTATCTATGGCCCACCCTCCGCCAGGCGCGATGAAAACCTGCTAACGCTCTATCCAGCATTACTGGAGCCGGAAACCCCCGATGCCAATCTTATCTATTCACGTCCCTATATTGTTACCCCCTGGGTAATGGTACAGCGTGAGCATGGCGTGACGGCAGCTTCGCTGTCACAGCTGCGGGATAAGCTGCTGGCGATTGAAGAGAGCAGCCCGATGCTCAAATGGCTGAAGCACTATTATCCCGGCTATAAAATCATGCAGGTAAAGAATTCACAGCAGGCTTTTAACCTGCTGGTAAAGGGCGAGGTTGATGCCATCATCCAGCCCAAGCTGATCGCAGATTATCAAATTAACAATCGCTATCTGGGGCGCTTAAAAATCGTCCGTACTGTTGGTGACCAGCCGGCACGCTTCGCCATGGCGACCCAGCGTGAAAATATCGAACTGATTCATATCATCAACAAAGCACTGCTGAATATCTCCCGCGTAACCCAGGAGAAAATCGTGTTGCGCTGGCAGAATGCGCACCATACCGATACCAACAGCTACTGGCAGTATTATCACGGCGTATTGGTCAAGGTGGCGTTGGCTGTTGGGTTAATCACCCTACTCATTTTGCTGTGGAACCGTCATTTACAGCGCATCATTCGTGAACGCACCCGAGTTGAACAGGCGCTGAAAAATCAGCTCACCTTCTCCAACACGCTGTTTGAAGAGTCGCCGGTGGTGATGTACGTACGCGACCGACAGATGCGCCTGCTGCACTGCAACAAGGCCTACGTTGATTTCTTACAGCTGCCGCGCGAAAAACTACTGGGCTCGACGTTACAGGAGCTGCCCGAAGATTTTGAAGTCCATGAGAGCTTCTATGCCATCTATGAACAGACCTTTGAAGATGGCAAACCGATGGTGCAGGATCTCAAGCTGCGCTATCAGGGCCGCGATTACTACACGCTGCACTGGGCGCTGCCCTATCGCGATCATGCCGATAATATCGTGGGTATTATCGGTGGCTGGCTGGATATTACTGAACGCTATGAACTGCTCACCGCGCTGGAAAAAGCGAAGGAAGAAGCCGATCGCGCAAATGAGTTTAAGAGCCGTTTTCTTGCCAATACCAGCCATGATATTCGCACTCAGCTACACGCAATTATCGGCCTGCTGGAGCTGGAAATGCGGCGATCCACCCGCCCGCTTGGGCCAAATATTACCGCAGCCTATGAGTCCGCTACCGCGCTGCAAAGCCTGATCGGCAACGTGCTCGATCTCTCGAAAATCGAATCTGGCGTGCTGCAACCAGAGCCTGGGCATACCAACCTGGTCACCATTGTCGAACAGCTGTTTACCCTGTTCCGCAGCAAGGCAAAGGCTCGCGGGCTGCGCTTCCGCAAGCTGATCACAGTTGAAGATCCCTGCGTAATGATTGACGCCACCATGTTCAATCAAATTGCCGCTAACCTGCTCAGCAACGCGCTGAAATTTACTCATAGCGGCGAGGTGGAGATCTCCCTGTTACAGCAGGCCCCGAGGCCGGATGAAGTAGCGCAGGGCCGCTACCTGCTCAGAATCAGCGATACCGGCTGTGGTATCAGCGCACACGAACTGCACAAAATTTTCGATCCCTTTGTGCAGGCGGGCGATCGCGTCAGCCAGCAGGCGGGAACCGGCCTCGGCCTGAGTATCTGCCGCCATCTGGCGCATCTGCTTAACGGCGAAATCAGCGTGGAGAGCGAGCCTGGGGCAGGCTCCGTCTTTACCTTCAGCTTTAGTGCACCTCTGAGTCAGGAAACGCCGCCGACCGTTGTCAAGCCTGAACAGCCCACCGGCGCAGGTGTGAGACATATCCTGATCCTGGAGGATCACGCGCCTAACCGCCTGTTGCTGGCGCAGCAGCTGAAATATCTGGGACATCAGGTCACCGAAGCGGAGCGTGCGGCACAGGCGCTTGAGCAGTGGGAACAGCATAAAAACAGCTTCGATCTGATTATTACCGACTGTAACCTGCCCGATATGGATGGTTTTACCTTTACGCGCACCCTACGTCAGCGCGAAGAGGCGCTGGGCCTGAAACCGATAGTCATTGTCGGTCTGACCGCCTCGGCGGAAACCTCGATCCAGCAGCGCTGCCTGGACGCTGGCATGAACTGCTGCTTGTTTAAGCCTGCCAATATCGAAACGCTGAGCAGCTTTATCTCTACCTCGGTTCCGGTAGGCGCTGCCGAGCCGCCTGCCAACAGTCTGCTCGATCAGGTAGCCGCTGCCGATCCGGTTGCCTGCGGCAAGCTAATTGAAAGCGCCATTGAAAGCCATCGGCAGCTGGCGGAAAAGCTTCAGCATTGCCAGCAGCACGATGAGCTGACTACCCTGGCGCATACGCTGAAGGGTGGCGCACGGCTACTGCATGCCGTCAGGCTGGAACAGCTTTGCCAGCAGCTGGAGAACAGCCAGCAAGGAGATCGGTTGCTGGAGGCGCTCTGCCAGGATGTGATCAACGAAGTGCAGGTGCTGGAGGCGCAGCTGTATGCGCGGCTGAAAGCGCTGAACCTTCCCTGA
- a CDS encoding response regulator transcription factor: MTKTIAHPLRVALLDDHPMIRTAFEICIGAEPDMVLVSTFGSSQVLFNELPDLQLDVLVLDFLLGERELDGLALIKQLRNHFPRLNILISSAMESPAVVKMVLNAGVKGFIGKSQDMSEMIQAIRQVGQGRNWLSRDMAYEIEDLYVINEEARSGQAGTAQKGTLYERVKLLSPREVEVIRCFLNGMSVSQIAIKFKRSRKTVSGQKQSALRKLGLRSDSELFKYSNDLLSRPEAIERS, from the coding sequence ATGACGAAGACGATCGCCCACCCGTTGAGGGTTGCGCTACTGGACGATCACCCCATGATCCGTACTGCGTTTGAAATTTGTATCGGCGCAGAGCCAGATATGGTGTTAGTGAGTACTTTCGGTTCCAGTCAGGTGCTTTTTAACGAACTGCCAGATTTACAGCTGGATGTATTGGTTCTTGATTTCTTACTGGGAGAGCGCGAGCTGGATGGCCTTGCGTTGATTAAACAGCTGCGCAACCACTTCCCACGCCTCAATATTCTGATTTCATCCGCAATGGAAAGCCCGGCAGTAGTTAAAATGGTGCTGAATGCGGGCGTTAAAGGCTTCATCGGTAAAAGCCAGGATATGAGTGAGATGATTCAGGCGATTCGTCAGGTAGGGCAAGGCCGTAACTGGCTGTCGCGCGATATGGCGTATGAAATCGAAGATCTCTATGTGATCAATGAAGAGGCGCGTAGCGGTCAGGCAGGAACGGCACAGAAAGGGACGCTCTATGAGCGCGTCAAGCTACTCAGCCCACGTGAAGTAGAGGTAATCCGCTGTTTTCTGAACGGCATGAGCGTTTCGCAAATTGCTATAAAATTCAAACGTAGCCGTAAAACCGTGAGCGGACAAAAGCAGTCGGCATTAAGAAAACTTGGCTTACGCTCTGACAGTGAGCTCTTTAAATACAGCAACGATCTCTTATCCCGTCCCGAAGCGATAGAACGCTCGTAA
- a CDS encoding polyphenol oxidase family protein, with product MSDAPLIRTSRLLSSLNWLEHAFLPAGMAPPAESAFGHQRHTATVITAEEAFPPKVREADGVLTNGSRPAAIYTADCLPVLIADTRQYQVAAVHAGLKGALAGVLMQAVTRLISGGATPDSLFVAIGPAIASCCYELGNEVMDNIRANPLVTAPRYFSQQPRNERAIRPQARATQHGIWFDLPALGRQMLLDMQIPAAQIEVLPVCTYCSAEPRSSYRRNTHTNEGYDLRYAWIRRR from the coding sequence ATGTCTGATGCTCCTCTGATACGTACCTCCAGGCTGCTCTCTTCACTTAACTGGCTCGAGCATGCTTTCCTTCCGGCGGGTATGGCACCTCCCGCTGAGAGCGCCTTTGGACATCAACGACATACCGCCACGGTTATTACGGCAGAAGAAGCTTTTCCGCCAAAGGTTCGTGAAGCGGATGGCGTGCTCACTAACGGCTCGCGTCCGGCAGCGATTTACACGGCGGATTGCCTGCCAGTGCTGATCGCCGATACACGTCAGTATCAGGTCGCAGCGGTGCACGCAGGCTTAAAAGGTGCGCTGGCCGGCGTGTTAATGCAGGCGGTAACGCGGTTAATTAGCGGCGGCGCCACACCAGACAGCCTGTTCGTTGCTATCGGCCCGGCGATAGCGTCCTGCTGTTATGAGTTAGGTAATGAGGTGATGGATAATATTCGGGCTAACCCGCTGGTGACAGCACCACGCTATTTTTCACAGCAGCCACGCAATGAACGGGCAATTCGCCCGCAGGCGCGCGCTACCCAGCATGGCATATGGTTCGATCTGCCTGCGCTGGGACGCCAGATGCTGCTGGACATGCAGATTCCGGCTGCTCAAATTGAGGTATTACCGGTATGTACCTATTGCAGCGCCGAGCCTCGCTCCAGCTATCGCCGCAATACGCATACCAATGAGGGTTACGATTTACGCTATGCCTGGATACGGCGGCGCTAG
- a CDS encoding SulP family inorganic anion transporter: MNLKTVRQDLPAGLVVFLVALPLCLGIAQASGLPPFVGLLTGVIGGLVVTSFSPSRFAVSGPAAGLVTIVVASVETLGSFSAFLLALVLAGIFQLLLGLVRAGRFIALVPGSVIKGMLAAIGILLIMQQIPVALGARGDSSLGAIFSGDFPFSTASIIVAAAGLLIMWLWSLPAVKKIKALGWIPGPLIAVLFGGLVTFYGERWQSDFNADLARISLPAFGSLRALAAELEAPDWQAWRNPSVYVVAMTLALVASLETLLSQQALNKLRPQHPSPSPNREMLAQGIGNTLAGLLGALPITAVIVRSSVNVSVGAQSKLSILLHGILLLLCGLWFSALLNVIPLASLAAVLLYTGYKLAAPRLFIEQIRLGAQQFVPFTIAIVGIITCGMLIGIGLGIATQILYSLYKSHRNAMHLTRCEDHYVLRLRQNLTFMHNPRLQHLLETIPENSVVVVEHDNVDYLDADVKAVLKDFGEKAPERGIRLSRWPVTVN, encoded by the coding sequence ATGAACCTGAAAACAGTACGGCAGGATCTTCCTGCTGGTCTGGTTGTTTTTCTGGTAGCGCTGCCGCTGTGTCTGGGGATCGCCCAGGCCAGCGGGCTACCGCCGTTTGTTGGCCTGCTGACTGGCGTAATCGGTGGGCTGGTGGTGACCTCATTCAGTCCGTCACGCTTTGCGGTTAGTGGCCCGGCCGCGGGCCTGGTGACGATAGTCGTCGCTTCAGTGGAAACGTTAGGATCGTTTTCCGCTTTTCTGTTGGCGCTGGTATTGGCCGGGATATTCCAGCTACTGCTTGGCCTGGTGCGTGCCGGGCGTTTTATTGCGCTGGTGCCGGGCAGCGTGATTAAAGGCATGCTGGCGGCTATCGGGATCCTTTTGATCATGCAGCAGATTCCGGTCGCGCTGGGTGCCCGCGGCGACAGCAGCCTGGGGGCAATATTTAGTGGGGATTTCCCTTTCTCCACGGCGTCCATCATTGTTGCGGCAGCGGGCCTGCTGATTATGTGGCTGTGGAGCCTGCCTGCGGTAAAAAAAATCAAAGCGTTGGGCTGGATTCCGGGGCCGCTCATCGCCGTACTGTTTGGCGGGCTGGTGACGTTTTACGGTGAACGCTGGCAATCTGACTTCAACGCCGACCTGGCGCGTATTTCACTGCCCGCGTTTGGTAGCCTGCGAGCGCTGGCCGCTGAGCTGGAAGCCCCCGACTGGCAAGCGTGGCGCAATCCTTCGGTTTATGTGGTGGCGATGACGCTGGCGCTGGTAGCCAGCCTGGAAACGCTGCTCAGCCAGCAGGCGCTGAATAAGCTGCGTCCACAGCATCCTTCCCCTTCGCCAAACAGAGAGATGCTGGCCCAGGGGATTGGCAATACGCTGGCCGGTTTGCTTGGTGCGTTGCCGATTACTGCGGTGATCGTGCGCAGTTCGGTCAATGTCAGCGTTGGCGCACAGAGCAAACTTTCCATATTGCTGCATGGTATTTTGCTGTTGCTGTGCGGCCTGTGGTTTAGCGCTCTGCTGAATGTGATTCCTTTAGCAAGCCTGGCGGCAGTGCTGCTTTATACCGGCTATAAGCTGGCCGCGCCCCGGCTGTTTATTGAGCAAATACGGCTGGGCGCGCAGCAGTTTGTTCCTTTTACGATCGCTATCGTTGGTATTATTACCTGCGGAATGCTGATCGGGATCGGACTTGGGATCGCTACGCAGATCCTCTACAGCCTTTATAAAAGCCATCGTAACGCCATGCACCTTACCCGTTGTGAGGATCACTATGTGTTACGGCTGCGGCAGAACCTGACATTTATGCATAACCCGCGTTTGCAACATTTGCTGGAGACGATTCCGGAAAATAGCGTAGTTGTGGTGGAACATGACAATGTCGATTATCTCGATGCGGATGTTAAAGCAGTGCTCAAAGATTTCGGCGAGAAAGCACCAGAACGCGGTATCCGGCTTAGCCGATGGCCAGTAACGGTTAACTAA